One window from the genome of Maylandia zebra isolate NMK-2024a linkage group LG18, Mzebra_GT3a, whole genome shotgun sequence encodes:
- the LOC112436484 gene encoding tripartite motif-containing protein 16-like — translation MNQMDQTKFCCSVCLDLLKDPVTIPCGHSYCMNCIKSFWDEEEKKKIYSCPQCRRTFTARPVLEKNTMLADLVEELKKTGLQAAPADHCYAGPEDVACDVCTGRKMKAFKSCLFCLASYCEKHLQPHYDVAPFKKHKLVEPSKKLQENICSRHDEVMKMFCRTDQQSICYLCSVDEHKGHDTVSAAAERTERQRELEVSRQNIQQRIQDREKDVKLLQQEVEAINQSADQTVEHSEKIFTELIHLIQKRSSDVKQQIRSQQETEVSRVKELQEKLEQEITELKRKDAELKQLSHTEDHIQFLHNYPSLSALSESTDSSSINIRPLSYFEDVTAAVSEVRDKLQDILREEWTNISLTVTEVDVLLSDPPEPKTRAEFLKYSCEITLDPNTAYKQLLLSEGNRKVTFMKQQFYSDHPDRFTWWFQVLSRESLTGRCYWEVEWRGRGVYVAVAYKNISRAESVNECVFGHNDKSWALQWFNNSYTFWSNNIHTRVSGPQSSRVGVYLDHRAGILSFYSVSETMTLLHRVQTTFTQPLYAGLMLYYYGDTAELIKLK, via the coding sequence ATGAATCAAATGGATCAAACAAAATTCTGCTGTTCAGTCTGTTTGGATCTACTGAAGGATCCGGTGACTATTccctgtggacacagctactgcatgaactgtattaaaagcttctgggatgaagaggaaaagaagaaaatctacagctgccctcagtgccGGAGGACTTTCACAGCGAGGCCTGtcctggagaaaaacaccatgttagcagatttagtggaggagctgaagaagactggactccaagctgctcctgctgatcactgctatgctggacctgaagatgtggcctgtgatgtctgcactggaagaaaaatgaaagccttCAAGTCCTGTTTATTCTGTCTGGCATCTTACTGTGAGAAACACCTTCAGCCTCATTATGATGTGGCTCCATTcaagaaacacaagctggtggagccctccaagaagctccaggagaacatctgctctcgtcatgatgaggtgatgaagatgttctgtcgtactgatcagcagagtatctgttatctctgctctgtggatgaacataaaggccacgacacagtctcagctgcagcagaaaggactgagaggcagagagagctggaggtgagtcgacaaaacatccagcagagaatccaggacagagagaaagatgtgaagctgcttcaacaggaggtggaggccatcaatcagtctgctgatcaaacagtggagcacagtgagaagatcttcactgagctgatccatctcatccagaaaagaagctctgatgtgaagcagcagatcagatcccagcaggaaactgaagtgagtcgagtcaaagagcttcaggagaagctggagcaggagatcactgagctgaagaggaaagatgctgagctgaagcagctctcacacacagaggatcacatccagtttctacacaactacccctcactgtcagcactcagtgagtctacagactcatccagcatcaatatccgtcctctgagctactttgaggatgtgacagcagctgtgtcagaggtcagagataaactacaggacattctgagagaggaatggacaaacatctcactgacagtcactgaagtggatgttttactgtcagatccaccagagccaaagaccagagctgaattcttaaaatattcatgtgaaatcacactggatccaaacacagcGTACAAACAGCTGTTATTATCAGAGGGGAACAGAAAAGTAACCTTCATGAAACAACAGTTTtattctgatcatccagacagattcactTGGTGGTTTCAGGTCCTGAGTAGAGAGAGTCTGACTGGacgttgttactgggaggtggagtggagagggagaggagttTATGTAGCAGTCGCATACAAGAATATCAGCAGAGCAGAGAGTGTGAATGAATGTGTATTTGGACATAATGACAAATCATGGGCATTACAGTGGTTCAACAACAGTTATACATTTTGGTCCAACAACATCCACACTCGTGTCTCAGGTCCTCAGTCCTCCAGAGTaggagtgtacctggatcacagagcaggtattttgtccttctacagcgtctctgaaaccatgactctcctccacagagtccagaccacattcactcagccgctctaTGCTGGACTGATGCTTTACTATtatggagacacagctgagttGATTAAGCTCAAATAG